TTGAGGTAAAAGAAGGCGAAAACCTGATTTTATTAGGTACAAGCGGTTGCGGTAAAACAACTACATTGCGCATGATCAACAGGCTGATTGCACCAGATTCAGGAACTGTTTTTCTGGATGGGGTTGATATCAGTACCAGACAGCCAGAAGAATTAAGACGTGGAATAGGTTATGTATTGCAAAATCATGGTCTTTTTCCACACTATACAGTCGCTGAAAACATTGCTATTGTCCCGCGATTACTGAAATGGAAAAATGAGGATATCCGTAAAAGAGCAGATGAATTATTTCATAAACTGAACCTTGATCCTGCTTTAGCTAGTAAATACCCGGCTGCTTTAAGCGGCGGACAGCAGCAGCGGGTTGGTCTGGCCAGATCACTAATGGTGAACCCTCCGGTTTTGTTAATGGATGAGCCTTTTGGCGCATTGGATAATTTAACAAGAATTAGTATCCGTAAAGAGTTTAAGGCTTTGGATGAATTGGTTAAAAAGACAGTGGTGATGGTTACACATGATGTACAGGAGGCTTTTGAAATGGGAGACCGGATTTGCCTGATGGACAAAGGCGTGATTAAACAAATCGGAACACCAGAAGATTTACTTTTTCATCCCGCAAATAACTTTGTAGCTGATTTCTTTAAAGAGCAACGTTTGCAACTGGAATTGAAATCTGTGTTGATTGCTGAATTATTGCCGGGTTATTCAGATCAGAAGGTTACTGTTTGGGAAAGAATGGAGCAATTACTTCAGACCGGCAGTAAAGACAATTCAATGGATATGGAAGATCTGATGCGTGCTTTTTCAGCTTATAAAAAACAATAATATGGAGCAGGCACAAAGTTTCTGGGATTTTGTCGGTCAGCAATCTGATAAATTATGGAGCCAGACCTGGGCACACATAGGACTAACTTTGATTTCTTTAATCATTGCGATCCTGATTGCTGTTCCGGTAGGTATACTGATTACCAGGAAGCAAAAGCTATCTGGTATTGTATTAGGTTTAGCCGGTATCTTACAGACTATTCCAAGTATTGCGCTGCTTGGGGTATTGATTCCTTTTCTGGGCATTGGCCCGAAGCCAGCTATTCTTGCACTATTTCTTTATGCACTATTGCCGATTATCAGAAATACCTATACTGGGATTATGGAGGTAAACCCTGCGGTAGTTGAAGCAGCCAAAGGAATGGGAATGAGTAAATGGCAGATCCTGATGAAAGTTGAATTGCCATTGGCCTTTCCTGTGCTGATGGCCGGTATCCGGACAGCTACCGTAATTAATGTTGGTGTAGCGACCTTGGCAGCCTATATTGCTGCGGGTGGTTTAGGAGAATTTATCTTCGGCGGTATCGCTTTAAATAACTCTAATATGATTCTGGCAGGGGCTATTCCTGCCGCTTTACTGGCAATTGTGCTGGATTTTTTATTGTCTCTCGTTCAAAAACTAAACTTGAAAAGTATTCGTATCTCTTACCTGGTACTTCCTTTTGCTTTGATTACACTGAGTTCTTTTTATTTATTGCCAACGCAAATTGGCGGAAAGATGTTAGGTGGCTTCACTCCTGAGTTTATGGGTAGAGAAGATGGGTATTTAGGACTGAAAAGAATCTATAAATTGGGAATTGAAACTGTAGTAATCAGTGATGCTGTAATGTATAAAGCTGCTTTTGAGAAAAAATTAGACGTAATTAGTGGTTATAGTACCGATGGAAGGCTGAAAGCCTATGACCTGGTTATTCTGGAAGATGACAAGCATATCTTTCCTCCTTATTATGCTGCTCCGGTAGTGCGGCAGGAAGTGCTGGACCAGCATCCTGAGCTTGAAGGTGTCTTGAATCAGTTGTCGGGGTTTATTAATGATTCAACGATGATTGCGATGAATTATAGAGTTGATCAGCTCAAAGAGACTCCTGAAAAGGTGGCCCTGGATTTTACCAAAGCACATCATTTATATAAGCCAGCCAGAACTGCCGGAAAAGGTACCATAAGAATAGGATCAAAGATATTTGGAGAGCAATATATCCTGGCTCAGATCTACAAAATACTGATTAAAGGGAATACAGATTTGGAAGTCGTGACTAAAACAGGATTAGGGGGTACAAAAATATGTTTTGATGCACTGACTAATAATCAGATCGATTTTTATCCGGAGTATACAGGGACAGGTTTTTTAGTGCTGCTTAAACCAGACGAAAAAACTATAAATAAACTGACAGGAGATGTGGATGGCGTATATCGCTATGTCAGTGATGAATTTAAAAGTCAGTTCAATATTAAGTGGCTTAAGCCAATAGGCTTTAATAATGCCTATGCACTGATGATGAGAAGAGAACAGGCACAAAGTTTGCATATTAAAAGTATAACAAACTTAACCAACCATCTAAACCAAAATTAATATGTCACTTTGGGAGCAATACTCCGCAGTGAGGTCGCATAGCGTATTGGTATGTGACAAACTGCAAAAAGAAGACTACGTGGTACAGCCGGCGGAAGAGGTTAGCCCGCCTAAATGGCATCTCGGGCACACCACCTGGTTTTTTGAGACCTTTATTTTGATACCTCACGCTATTGCCTATCAACCTTTTAATCCGGATTACAACTATGTTTTCAATAGTTATTATGAAAGTATAGGAGCAAGGGTGATTCGTACAGACAGAGGTAATTTAAGCCGTCCGACGGTAGATGAAATTTTCCATTATCGTGCTTATGTGGACGAGGCGATGGAGAAATTCCTGCTTTGCGGTGTCAGTAAGGGAATAGAAGAGCTTCTGATATTAGGCTTAAATCATGAACAGCAACATCAGGAGCTGTTATGGTATGATATCAAATATATACTGGGTCACAATCCTTTATTTCCGGCTTATGCTGCCGATAATATAGAAAAGGGATTAACGCTGGCTGAACAAGGATGGGTAGAGTTCAAAGAAGGTGTTCATGAAGTTGGATACCAGGGAGACTCTTTTCATTTCGATAATGAGCTGGGCAGGCATAAAGTATATATTCAGAACTTCAGTATTTCAACCCGCCTGGTCAGTAATGCAGAATATGTGGAATTTATAAAGGCAGGAGGGTATCAGGATTTTAGTTTATGGCATGCGCAAGGCTGGGACTGGGTAAATGAAAAACAGATCAATGCACCTTTATATTGGTATGAAATAGAAGGGCAATGGCATCGTTATAGTTTATCCGGACTGGAAAGCTTAAAAATGAATTCGCCGGTTTCCAATATCAGTTACTATGAAGCTTCGGCTTATGCACAATGGAAAGGCATGCGTTTACCAACGGAATTTGAATGGGAAGTAGCTTCTTCTTCATTTGAATGGGGTAAATTGTGGGAATGGACGGAGAGTGCATACCTGCCGTATCCGGGTTTCTCCAAAGCTGCCGGAGCACTGGGCGAGTATAATGGTAAATTTATGGTGAATCAGAAAGTATTGCGCGGAGCATCAATTGCTACTCCTGCAAATCACAGCAGAAACACTTATAGAAACTTCTTTCACCCTGATATGCGCTGGATGTTCAGTGGTATCAGGCTTTCAAAATAATGATATGAATCAATTTTTAAAAGAGGTTCTACATGACCTTAGTCAACCACAAAAAACTTTAAACGCTAAGTATTTTTACGATGGAAAGGGAGATAAACTTTTTCAGGAGATTATGAATTGTCCTGAATATTACCCGACCAATTGTGAAAAGGAAATCTTCACAGAGCGGTTTAAAGACCTGGCAGTCACCTTGAAAAACGGGTTTAATACTTTCGATCTGGTCGAAATGGGGGCAGGGGATGCTACCAAGTCAAGTTATCTGCTTAAAGAACTGGTGGATACCAAAGTAGATTTTACTTATATGCCCATTGATATTTCTTCTACAATGATTGCGCATTTAGAACAGTCATTACCAGAGAAAATCAAAGGCCTCAAAGTAAAAGGCTTAAACGGAGAGTATTTTGATATGCTGGAAAAAGCGAATCATATCTCTTCCAGAAAGAAGGTGGTTATGCTCCTTGGAGGGAATATTGGAAATGAGACACCGGAAAATGCGATTGAATTTTGTCGTAAAATCCGTGCTGCACTACAAGAAGGAGATTTAGTGTTAATTGGTTTTGATTTGAAAAAGAACCCGCATACTATTCTTGCCGCTTATAATGATGCCGCGGGTTTTACGCGTGATTTTAACCTGAACCTGCTGCATCGGATAAATGATGAATTAGGTGGTGATTTTAAGGTATCTCAATTTCAGCATTATCCAAACTATGATCCGATAACTGGTGCTTGTAAAAGTTATCTGGTGAGTAAGAAAAATCAGAAAGTGAATATTGCTGATCAAACTTTTCAATTTCATGAAAATGAAGTCATTTATATGGAGATTTCCCAAAAGTATAGTATACAGGAGATAGAGAATATGGCTAAAATATCGGGATTTAAAACTGTAACACATTTCTATGATCATAAGAAATGGTTTGTAGATACAGTTTGGCAATGCGTATAACCAGGTTGTAATCAGTATCCATTTATTCTTTAAAGGCTTAATTACTCTTAACAGGGTGGTTAAGCCTTTTTTATTGTCAGTTTTTTGTCTGGGTATCAGCTTAATGTCACTTTGTATTCTTTGATAGGGATATCGGGAAATTCCGATATACATTTGTAGTATGGATCAGGTAGAGGTATTTAAAGCGTTGTCGAATAAGACAAGATTAATGATTTTACAATGGCTGAAAGAGCCTGAATTACATTTTCCTCCACAAGACCGGGATATAAAAGAGGTGGGTGTTTGCGTGGGTCAGATACAATGCAAAGCGCAGTTGACGCAATCTACAATTTCTGAATATCTGTCTATTCTGCAAAGAAGCGGATTGATCGAATCAACCCGGATCGGACAATGGACATATTATAAAAGGAATGAGACGGCCTGCCTCGAACTTAAACAATTAATAGAAACTTCAATATAATTAAATAGCTATGAATACAGACAGTCTGTTCCAGCCCTTTAAGCTGAAAACATTGAACATGAAAAATAGATTGGTGATGGCACCAATGACACGGGCATTCTCGCCAAATGGCATACCAACAGCAGATGTAGCTGATTATTACCGTAAAAGAGCAGCTGGTGATGTTGGTTTGATTTTATCAGAAGGTACGGTGATTGACCGTCTTTCTTCGGCAAGCGATCCGAGTATTCCTCATTTTTATGGAGAAAAAGCATTGGCAGGATGGGATAAAGTAATTAAAGATGTGCATACAGCTGGAGGTCAGATGGGACCTCAGATCTGGCATATGGGCATACAGGCTGACCATAAATCTGGCTGGGTTCCTTCTGTAGAATTTGAAGGACCATCAGGATTTGTAAATCCTGGACAGCAAAAAGGTAAAGCAATGACCGAAAGCGATATTGCTGATGCGATTTTATCTTACGGACGTGCGGCAGCTGATGCTAAAAGACTAGGTTACGATACTGTAGAAATACACGGTGCACATGGTTATTTAATTGACCAGTTTTTCTGGGACCAGCTGAACCACCGTACCGATAATTATGGCGGTAAGACAATTGCTGAAAGAAGCCGTTTTGCGGTAGAGGTAGTTAAAGAAGTACGCAGACAGGTTGGTAATGATTTTGCGGTCATCCTTCGTTTATCGCAATGGAAACCACAAGATTATAATTATAAACTTGCGGCTAACCCGACAGAAATGGATAGCTGGTTAAATCCTATCGTAGATGCTGGTGTCGATATTTTGCATTGCTCACAACGTCGTTTCTGGGAGCCTGAGTTTGAAGGTTCAGACTTAAACTTTGCGGGATGGGCTAAGAAGATTACTGGTGCTGCTACGATTACTGTAGGATCGGTAGGTTTGAATGGAGATTTTACTGCTGCT
The sequence above is drawn from the Pedobacter cryoconitis genome and encodes:
- a CDS encoding NADH:flavin oxidoreductase, giving the protein MNTDSLFQPFKLKTLNMKNRLVMAPMTRAFSPNGIPTADVADYYRKRAAGDVGLILSEGTVIDRLSSASDPSIPHFYGEKALAGWDKVIKDVHTAGGQMGPQIWHMGIQADHKSGWVPSVEFEGPSGFVNPGQQKGKAMTESDIADAILSYGRAAADAKRLGYDTVEIHGAHGYLIDQFFWDQLNHRTDNYGGKTIAERSRFAVEVVKEVRRQVGNDFAVILRLSQWKPQDYNYKLAANPTEMDSWLNPIVDAGVDILHCSQRRFWEPEFEGSDLNFAGWAKKITGAATITVGSVGLNGDFTAAFAGESSQPSSLDELVGRLDRGDFDLVAVGRPLLADPNWVQKIRDHREDELKGFTAAALAELV
- a CDS encoding ABC transporter ATP-binding protein: MIKAENLVRKFGTSMAVNDISFEVKEGENLILLGTSGCGKTTTLRMINRLIAPDSGTVFLDGVDISTRQPEELRRGIGYVLQNHGLFPHYTVAENIAIVPRLLKWKNEDIRKRADELFHKLNLDPALASKYPAALSGGQQQRVGLARSLMVNPPVLLMDEPFGALDNLTRISIRKEFKALDELVKKTVVMVTHDVQEAFEMGDRICLMDKGVIKQIGTPEDLLFHPANNFVADFFKEQRLQLELKSVLIAELLPGYSDQKVTVWERMEQLLQTGSKDNSMDMEDLMRAFSAYKKQ
- a CDS encoding ArsR/SmtB family transcription factor, whose translation is MDQVEVFKALSNKTRLMILQWLKEPELHFPPQDRDIKEVGVCVGQIQCKAQLTQSTISEYLSILQRSGLIESTRIGQWTYYKRNETACLELKQLIETSI
- a CDS encoding L-histidine N(alpha)-methyltransferase, which translates into the protein MNQFLKEVLHDLSQPQKTLNAKYFYDGKGDKLFQEIMNCPEYYPTNCEKEIFTERFKDLAVTLKNGFNTFDLVEMGAGDATKSSYLLKELVDTKVDFTYMPIDISSTMIAHLEQSLPEKIKGLKVKGLNGEYFDMLEKANHISSRKKVVMLLGGNIGNETPENAIEFCRKIRAALQEGDLVLIGFDLKKNPHTILAAYNDAAGFTRDFNLNLLHRINDELGGDFKVSQFQHYPNYDPITGACKSYLVSKKNQKVNIADQTFQFHENEVIYMEISQKYSIQEIENMAKISGFKTVTHFYDHKKWFVDTVWQCV
- a CDS encoding ABC transporter permease/substrate-binding protein produces the protein MEQAQSFWDFVGQQSDKLWSQTWAHIGLTLISLIIAILIAVPVGILITRKQKLSGIVLGLAGILQTIPSIALLGVLIPFLGIGPKPAILALFLYALLPIIRNTYTGIMEVNPAVVEAAKGMGMSKWQILMKVELPLAFPVLMAGIRTATVINVGVATLAAYIAAGGLGEFIFGGIALNNSNMILAGAIPAALLAIVLDFLLSLVQKLNLKSIRISYLVLPFALITLSSFYLLPTQIGGKMLGGFTPEFMGREDGYLGLKRIYKLGIETVVISDAVMYKAAFEKKLDVISGYSTDGRLKAYDLVILEDDKHIFPPYYAAPVVRQEVLDQHPELEGVLNQLSGFINDSTMIAMNYRVDQLKETPEKVALDFTKAHHLYKPARTAGKGTIRIGSKIFGEQYILAQIYKILIKGNTDLEVVTKTGLGGTKICFDALTNNQIDFYPEYTGTGFLVLLKPDEKTINKLTGDVDGVYRYVSDEFKSQFNIKWLKPIGFNNAYALMMRREQAQSLHIKSITNLTNHLNQN
- the egtB gene encoding ergothioneine biosynthesis protein EgtB, with the protein product MSLWEQYSAVRSHSVLVCDKLQKEDYVVQPAEEVSPPKWHLGHTTWFFETFILIPHAIAYQPFNPDYNYVFNSYYESIGARVIRTDRGNLSRPTVDEIFHYRAYVDEAMEKFLLCGVSKGIEELLILGLNHEQQHQELLWYDIKYILGHNPLFPAYAADNIEKGLTLAEQGWVEFKEGVHEVGYQGDSFHFDNELGRHKVYIQNFSISTRLVSNAEYVEFIKAGGYQDFSLWHAQGWDWVNEKQINAPLYWYEIEGQWHRYSLSGLESLKMNSPVSNISYYEASAYAQWKGMRLPTEFEWEVASSSFEWGKLWEWTESAYLPYPGFSKAAGALGEYNGKFMVNQKVLRGASIATPANHSRNTYRNFFHPDMRWMFSGIRLSK